A genomic segment from Bos taurus isolate L1 Dominette 01449 registration number 42190680 breed Hereford chromosome 1, ARS-UCD2.0, whole genome shotgun sequence encodes:
- the TFF3 gene encoding trefoil factor 3 precursor: MEARTFWLLVVAVLALGSSSSTGQYVGLSANQCAVPAKDRVDCGYPEVTPEQCNNRGCCFDSSIHGVPWCFKPLQEAECTF; this comes from the exons ATGGAGGCCAGAACATTCTGGCTGCTGGTGGTGGCGGTCCTGGCCTTGGGGTCCTCCAGTTCAACCGGGCAGTATGTGGGCCTGT CGGCGAACCAGTGTGCAGTGCCGGCCAAGGACAGGGTGGACTGCGGCTACCCCGAGGTCACCCCCGAGCAGTGCAACAACCGCGGCTGCTGCTTCGACTCCAGCATCCACGGGGTGCCCTGGTGCTTCAAGCCCCTGCAGGAAGCAG AATGCACCTTCTGA